In Erpetoichthys calabaricus chromosome 2, fErpCal1.3, whole genome shotgun sequence, a genomic segment contains:
- the LOC114643782 gene encoding transmembrane protein 212-like isoform X2 has translation MEHLLTAIFVGVCVLVANRERSRRSMWEVSYTFAILTTMCSPVQFALAIASLLIGPYCYYAFAGAVGSAYVGYAVQFPFPYGTFPDICQDPQFYQWYHFALQLLDIISGIILFGFSLCFVIILTLRLHQAGNLNKPMRVW, from the exons gccatttttgttGGAGTTTGTGTGCTGGTGGCAAACAGAGAACGAAGCAGGAGATCAATG TGGGAAGTGAGCTACACATTTGCCATCCTGACCACTATGTGCTCTCCTGTTCAGTTTGCCCTTGCAATTGCCTCCCTCCTGATTGGCCCTTACTGCTACTATGCATTTGCTGGAGCTGTTGGGAGTGCTTATGTTGGTTACGCTGTTCAGTTTCCTTTTCCATACGGGACATTTCCAGACATATGTCAGGACCCACAATTCTATCAGTGGTATCACTTTGCCCTGCAGTTACTGGATATCATCAGCGGCATCATCTTGTTTGGTTTTTCTCTATGCTTTGTGATCATCCTGACGTTGAGGCTTCATCAAGCGGGGAATCTGAAT AAACCAATGCGGGTCTGGTAG